In a single window of the Pseudoxanthomonas sp. F37 genome:
- a CDS encoding cytochrome b/b6 domain-containing protein — translation MSSPRIYDLPTRVFHWTFAGLFVAAYAIGSTVDDASPRFVLHMLAGGLLATAVLLRLLWGLAGTRHARLSDFSLRPAALAGYLRGVLSGQARTWAGHNPASSWAALAMMGLGLGMAATGLAMVAGVAPHAVEEVHEVLANAFLAVALLHVAGVLVHVLRHRDALPLSMVTGRKRGIPATEADVRPHAGVALAFVAALAAVGAGVANRYDASRGRITLFGQTLTLREADEGSGEQGGADDERAEHEAHARGERAEDVPHS, via the coding sequence ATGTCCTCTCCCCGCATCTACGACCTGCCCACGCGGGTCTTCCACTGGACCTTCGCCGGCCTGTTCGTCGCCGCGTACGCCATCGGCAGCACGGTCGACGACGCGTCGCCGCGGTTCGTGCTGCACATGCTGGCCGGCGGACTGCTGGCGACGGCGGTGCTGCTGCGCCTGCTGTGGGGGCTGGCGGGAACGCGGCATGCCCGGCTGTCGGATTTCAGCCTGCGCCCGGCGGCGCTGGCGGGGTACCTGCGTGGCGTGCTGTCCGGACAGGCGCGCACCTGGGCGGGACACAACCCCGCCTCCAGCTGGGCTGCGCTGGCGATGATGGGCCTGGGCCTGGGCATGGCGGCCACCGGACTGGCGATGGTCGCGGGCGTGGCACCGCACGCGGTGGAGGAGGTGCACGAGGTCCTGGCCAACGCCTTCCTGGCCGTGGCGCTGCTGCACGTGGCCGGCGTGCTGGTGCACGTACTGCGCCACCGCGACGCACTCCCATTGAGCATGGTGACCGGGCGCAAGCGCGGCATTCCTGCCACGGAGGCCGACGTGCGCCCTCACGCGGGCGTGGCACTGGCGTTCGTCGCGGCGCTGGCGGCGGTGGGCGCAGGCGTGGCGAATCGCTACGATGCCAGCCGTGGCCGTATCACGCTCTTCGGCCAGACGCTGACGCTCCGCGAGGCGGACGAGGGGTCCGGCGAACAGGGCGGGGCCGACGACGAGCGGGCCGAACATGAAGCGCATGCGCGCGGGGAGCGGGCCGAGGATGTCCCCCACAGTTGA
- a CDS encoding MAPEG family protein, translated as MSIAYWCILITALLPYLWVFIAKRSGDRYNNRNPRAWMAKQEGNYKVQRANAAHLNGFEAFPAFVAGVLMAQLAGVPATLVTPLAVAFVVARIFHGWFYLIDMHAMRSLSWLLGMLCAVALMVLAALRVA; from the coding sequence ATGTCCATCGCCTACTGGTGCATCCTCATCACCGCCCTGCTGCCGTACCTGTGGGTCTTCATCGCCAAGCGCTCGGGCGATCGCTACAACAACCGCAATCCGCGCGCCTGGATGGCCAAGCAGGAAGGCAACTACAAGGTGCAGCGCGCCAACGCGGCCCACCTCAACGGTTTCGAGGCATTCCCGGCATTCGTGGCCGGCGTGCTGATGGCGCAGCTGGCCGGCGTGCCGGCCACCCTGGTCACCCCGCTCGCCGTGGCGTTCGTGGTCGCCCGCATCTTCCACGGGTGGTTCTATCTGATCGACATGCACGCCATGCGCAGCCTGTCGTGGCTGCTGGGCATGCTGTGCGCCGTGGCGCTCATGGTGCTGGCGGCGCTGCGGGTGGCGTGA
- a CDS encoding helix-turn-helix transcriptional regulator gives MSPTVERRPLQGSERGVIAGVLLLIALLVVADVVGDLRQGASGWHVALEIVAAGLALLGAVHLLRSTLRLRRRLVRQAEHLSQVRAQAEAWRQQARRHVEGLSRSIDAQLDGWRLSPAEKEVAFLLLKGLGLREIADLRGTHEKTVRAQSASIYAKAGLAGRSELAAFFLEDLLVPRAGLAPEVTPPAAPPAP, from the coding sequence ATGTCCCCCACAGTTGAGCGCCGTCCCCTGCAGGGCAGCGAACGCGGCGTCATCGCAGGCGTCCTGCTGCTGATCGCGCTGCTGGTGGTGGCGGATGTCGTAGGCGACCTGCGGCAGGGCGCTTCCGGCTGGCACGTGGCGCTCGAGATCGTGGCGGCCGGGCTGGCCCTGCTGGGCGCCGTGCACCTGCTGCGCAGCACGCTGCGCCTTCGCCGCCGGCTGGTCAGGCAGGCGGAGCATCTCAGCCAGGTGCGTGCGCAGGCGGAGGCCTGGCGGCAGCAGGCGCGCCGTCACGTGGAAGGCCTGTCGCGCTCGATCGACGCGCAGCTGGACGGATGGCGCCTGTCGCCGGCCGAGAAGGAAGTCGCCTTTCTGCTGTTGAAGGGCCTGGGGTTGCGGGAGATCGCGGATCTGCGCGGCACCCACGAAAAGACCGTGCGCGCGCAGTCGGCGTCGATCTATGCCAAGGCCGGACTGGCCGGACGGTCCGAACTGGCCGCCTTCTTCCTGGAAGACCTGCTGGTGCCGCGCGCCGGCCTTGCCCCGGAGGTCACGCCACCCGCAGCGCCGCCAGCACCATGA